In Castor canadensis chromosome 11, mCasCan1.hap1v2, whole genome shotgun sequence, a single genomic region encodes these proteins:
- the Pydc5 gene encoding LOW QUALITY PROTEIN: pyrin domain-containing protein 5 (The sequence of the model RefSeq protein was modified relative to this genomic sequence to represent the inferred CDS: deleted 1 base in 1 codon; substituted 3 bases at 3 genomic stop codons) codes for MSLTKVQRLTQSCEMGSKYKKILLLTDLYGITDEELDRFKFFLPDKFKIAKGNLEAVNRTELAWXIDDSKCCSGVCNDXDFYIFXKLNYVYVAKSLQEEKEKGMWKGSTFLDVRVIRSPVISGEICSLFLLLLRITKKGLLQIPQTHSRISFPISHYIISSLCWSLPLVHLQ; via the exons ATGagtttgacaaaggtgcaaag gcTGACCCAAAGCTGTGAGATGGGgagtaaatacaaaaaaatactgCTACTGACGGATCTGTATGGAATCACTGATGAGGAGCTGGATAGGTTTAAGTTCTTTCTTCCAGATAAATTTAAGATTGCCAAAGGCAATCTGGAAGCTGTAAACAGAACAGAGTTGGCCTGGTGAATTGATGATTCAAAATGTTGTAGTGGTGTCTGCAATGATTAagac ttttatattttctagaagTTGAATTATGTGTATGTGGCAAAAAGTCttcaggaagagaaggagaaaggtatGTGGAAGGGATCCACCTTTCTGGATGTTAGAGTGATAAGATCCCCAGTGATTTCTGGGGAAATTTGCTCACTTTTCCTCCTATTACTGAGAATCACTAAGAAGGGCTTGTTACAAATTCCACAGACTCATTCCAGAATTAGTTTTCCCATCTCCCATTACATCATCTCTTCCCTTTGCTGGTCTTTGCCTCTAGTCCACTTGCAGTGA
- the LOC109697957 gene encoding LOW QUALITY PROTEIN: interferon-inducible protein AIM2 (The sequence of the model RefSeq protein was modified relative to this genomic sequence to represent the inferred CDS: inserted 2 bases in 1 codon; substituted 3 bases at 3 genomic stop codons): protein MNPVASVASRSNVKQHAASEASPQIKPEQKQIVVQQESIRKXGFQEGPVTVMVLKTRKPFEFETQEGKQEMFPATVAMEKXFFLVKVFNTQLKXKCIPKRIIIISKYXEHSGFLEVNSFLLVFDADSDQRVNVPKHIIKKADKTPKINKLQTEPFGTIVNGVFVVQKKTEKQNRILFFLHENKGNVKVLVLGNQSKIKYEEEDKLRITSFELSKSGEKLQLKSGVHSFTKVFKAKKKKESEMNESN, encoded by the exons ATGAATCCTGTTGCCTCTGTAGCCAGCAGAAGCAATGTTAAGCAACATGCTGCATCAGAAGCCTCTCCTCAAATTAAG CCTGAGCAGAAACAGATTGTGGTCCAGCAGGAATCCATCAGAAAATAAGGTTTTCAGGAAGGCCCTGTGACAGTCATGGTGCTGAAAACAAGGAAGCCCTTTGAGTTTGAGACCCAAGAAGGGAAGCAAGAGATGTTTCCCGCTACAGTGGCTATGGAGAAATAATTCTTTCTTGTAAAAGTTTTTAATACACAGCTAAA TAAATGTATCCCAAAGAGAATAattataatatcaaaatattagGAGCACAGTGGTTTCCTGGAAGTGAATAGTTTCTTGCTTGTGTTTGATGCTGATTCTGACCAAAGGGTCAATGTCCCAAAGCACATTATTAAGAAAGCTGATAAAACTCCTAAAATAAATAAGCTTCAAACTGAGCCCTTTGGAACAATTGTGAATGGGGTGTTTGTGGTGCAGAAG aaaacagaaaaacagaacagaatattatttttcttacatgaAAACAAAGGGAATGTGAAAGTATTGGTGCTTGgaaatcaaagcaaaataaaatacgAGGAAGAGGATAAGCTCAGAATTACATCCTTTGAGCTGTcaaaaagtggagaaaaattaCAGCTGAAATCTGGAGTTCATAGCTTCACTAAG gtttttaaagctaaaaaaaaaaaagaaagtgaaatgaatGAGAGCAATTGA